Proteins from a genomic interval of Streptomyces fodineus:
- a CDS encoding gamma-glutamyl-gamma-aminobutyrate hydrolase family protein: protein MTVRPLIGISTYLESGARWGVWELDAALLPAGYPRLVQRAGGLAAMLPPDAPERAARTVARLDGLVIAGGPDVDPSRYGAERSPRTGPPARERDAWELALIDAALAAGVPLLGICRGMQLLNVAVGGTLVQHLEGHAEVVGVFGRHPVKPVPGTLYAGLVPEETNVPTYHHQAIERLGRGLIASAYAADGTVEAVELAATEGWALGVQWHPEMGEDLRVMRGLVGRAALRHGGA, encoded by the coding sequence ATGACCGTACGACCGCTGATCGGCATCAGCACCTATCTGGAGTCCGGCGCGCGCTGGGGCGTGTGGGAGCTGGACGCGGCGCTGCTGCCGGCCGGCTATCCACGGCTGGTGCAGCGGGCGGGCGGGCTGGCCGCGATGCTGCCGCCGGACGCACCCGAGCGCGCGGCGCGGACGGTGGCCCGGCTGGACGGGCTGGTCATCGCGGGCGGCCCGGACGTCGACCCGTCCCGCTACGGCGCCGAGCGCTCGCCCCGCACGGGGCCGCCCGCGCGGGAGCGGGACGCGTGGGAGCTGGCGCTGATCGACGCGGCGCTGGCGGCCGGGGTGCCGCTGCTCGGCATCTGCCGGGGCATGCAGTTGCTGAACGTCGCCGTCGGCGGCACGCTCGTCCAGCACCTCGAGGGGCACGCGGAGGTGGTCGGGGTCTTCGGCCGCCATCCGGTCAAACCGGTGCCGGGGACGCTGTACGCCGGGCTCGTACCGGAGGAGACCAACGTGCCGACCTACCACCACCAGGCGATCGAACGGCTCGGCCGGGGACTGATCGCCTCGGCGTACGCAGCGGACGGCACGGTGGAGGCGGTGGAGCTTGCGGCCACCGAGGGCTGGGCGCTGGGAGTTCAGTGGCATCCGGAGATGGGCGAGGACCTGCGGGTGATGCGAGGGCTGGTCGGCCGGGCGGCGTTGCGCCACGGGGGTGCCTGA
- a CDS encoding ABC transporter permease: MSAALTQTWYMTQRQLRVFARQPAYAVITLIQPVIWLFLFGSLFKKVVELGGFGTTSYLDYLVPGVVVMSALGSNMWAGMGTLEEIQRGTLDRFLTTPVSRAALMNGNVVNNGLVTAFQSVVIVLLGLLGGADYAGGAGGIAVLVLAAVLLGTVFGALSNALGMLVRERESIIGINTFLLLPLTFLSSAFMAPAQMPGWMRDIADFNPLNWAMVAGRSALSEHPDRDVVLSRGGALLALAVVAVWLSIRTFRSYQRSV; encoded by the coding sequence ATGAGCGCCGCCCTGACCCAGACCTGGTACATGACGCAGCGCCAACTGCGCGTCTTCGCCCGGCAGCCCGCCTACGCGGTCATCACCCTGATCCAGCCGGTGATCTGGCTGTTCCTGTTCGGCAGCCTCTTCAAGAAGGTCGTCGAGCTGGGCGGCTTCGGCACCACCTCGTACCTGGACTACCTGGTGCCGGGCGTGGTGGTGATGAGCGCCCTCGGCTCCAACATGTGGGCCGGCATGGGCACCTTGGAGGAGATCCAGCGCGGCACCCTCGACCGCTTCCTGACCACCCCGGTCAGCCGGGCCGCCCTGATGAACGGCAACGTCGTCAACAACGGCCTGGTCACGGCGTTCCAGTCGGTGGTCATCGTGCTGCTGGGCCTGCTCGGCGGCGCCGACTACGCCGGCGGTGCCGGCGGTATCGCGGTCCTCGTGCTGGCCGCCGTCCTGCTCGGCACGGTCTTCGGTGCCCTGTCCAACGCGCTCGGCATGCTCGTACGCGAACGGGAGTCCATCATCGGCATCAACACCTTCCTGCTGCTGCCGCTGACCTTCCTCTCCAGCGCCTTCATGGCGCCCGCGCAGATGCCGGGCTGGATGCGGGACATCGCCGACTTCAACCCGCTCAACTGGGCCATGGTGGCGGGCCGTTCGGCCCTGTCGGAGCATCCCGACCGGGATGTGGTCCTCAGTCGCGGCGGTGCACTGCTCGCGCTCGCCGTCGTGGCGGTGTGGCTGTCGATCCGCACGTTCCGCTCCTACCAGCGGTCGGTGTGA
- a CDS encoding 5'-3' exonuclease: MTGRLMLLDTASLYFRAYFGVPDSVKAPDGTPVNAVRGLLDFIDRLVRDHRPERLVACMDADWRPQWRVDLIPTYKAHRVAKEHEGAPDEEEVPDPLLPQVPVIEDVLDALGIARVGVAGYEADDVIGTFTARADGPVDIVTGDRDLYQLVDDARGIRVLYPLKGVGTLQLTDEAALREKYGVDGRGYADLALLRGDPSDGLPGVAGVGEKTAARLLAEFGDLAGIMAAVDDPKAKLTPSQRRRLDEARAYVAVAPTVVRVADDVPLPDVDTTLPHAPRDPAALEELAKRWGLGGSLQRLLTTLAE, from the coding sequence GTGACCGGACGACTCATGCTGCTCGACACCGCATCGCTGTACTTCCGCGCCTACTTCGGCGTCCCGGACTCCGTGAAGGCACCGGACGGCACGCCCGTCAACGCCGTGCGCGGGCTGCTGGACTTCATCGACCGGCTGGTCAGAGACCACCGGCCGGAACGCCTGGTGGCCTGCATGGACGCCGACTGGCGGCCGCAGTGGCGGGTGGACCTCATCCCCACCTACAAGGCGCACCGGGTGGCAAAGGAGCACGAGGGCGCGCCGGACGAGGAGGAGGTGCCGGACCCCCTCTTGCCGCAGGTGCCGGTCATCGAGGACGTGCTGGACGCGCTCGGGATCGCCCGGGTCGGCGTGGCGGGGTACGAGGCGGACGACGTGATCGGCACGTTCACCGCGCGCGCCGACGGCCCGGTCGACATCGTCACCGGCGACCGCGATCTGTACCAGCTGGTGGACGACGCCCGCGGGATCCGGGTGCTGTACCCGCTGAAGGGCGTCGGCACGCTGCAGCTGACCGACGAGGCGGCACTGCGCGAGAAGTATGGCGTCGACGGGCGGGGGTACGCGGATCTGGCGCTGCTGCGCGGCGATCCGAGCGACGGTCTGCCGGGCGTCGCCGGGGTCGGCGAGAAGACGGCCGCCAGGCTGCTCGCCGAGTTCGGCGACCTGGCCGGGATCATGGCGGCGGTCGACGACCCGAAGGCGAAGCTCACCCCGTCGCAGCGCAGGCGGCTGGACGAGGCCCGCGCGTATGTCGCGGTCGCGCCGACGGTGGTGCGGGTGGCCGACGACGTGCCGCTGCCGGACGTCGACACGACCCTGCCGCACGCCCCGCGCGACCCGGCGGCGCTGGAGGAGCTGGCCAAGCGGTGGGGGCTCGGCGGCTCCCTGCAGCGGCTGCTCACCACGCTGGCGGAGTGA
- a CDS encoding TDT family transporter translates to MVTAAPPLPAAEVHRAPRVRHLGPNWYAAVMGTAILGSAGVALPAPVPGQRGVFAGAWALSLVLLVALLAARTLHWIHHRDRARADLLDPAMAPFYGCLSMGLLAVGGGALTAGRGVLGTGTAVDLDAVLFTAGTVIGLASAVAVPYLMAVRHRVEPAQASPVWLLPLVAPMVSAALGPLLVPHLPAGQARETLLLACLALFGLSLFATLLMLSLVFARLITSGPLPLALTPTLFLVLGPLGQSTTAVGKIADMAPGVVPARYGHGLDVFVVLYGVPVMGFALLWLALATAHVVRARRQGMGFAMPWWAFTFPLGTCVTGAMELATHTGLVVYDGLALGLYALLVAAWLAAATGTVRGLLSGELLAAPRPAPVAPRPARGRTRSGAAR, encoded by the coding sequence ATGGTCACCGCAGCCCCGCCCTTGCCCGCCGCCGAGGTCCACCGTGCCCCCCGGGTCCGCCACCTGGGCCCCAACTGGTACGCCGCCGTCATGGGCACCGCCATCCTGGGCTCGGCCGGCGTGGCGCTGCCCGCGCCCGTGCCCGGCCAGCGCGGTGTCTTCGCGGGAGCCTGGGCGCTGTCCCTCGTGCTGCTGGTCGCCCTGCTGGCGGCCCGGACCCTGCACTGGATCCACCACCGCGACCGGGCCCGCGCCGATCTCCTCGACCCGGCCATGGCCCCCTTCTACGGCTGCCTGTCGATGGGCCTGCTGGCGGTCGGCGGCGGCGCCCTGACGGCCGGCCGGGGGGTGCTCGGCACCGGCACGGCGGTCGACCTTGACGCCGTACTGTTCACCGCCGGTACGGTGATCGGGCTCGCGTCCGCCGTGGCCGTGCCGTACCTGATGGCCGTACGGCATCGCGTCGAGCCCGCGCAGGCGAGCCCGGTATGGCTGCTGCCCCTGGTCGCGCCCATGGTGTCGGCCGCGCTCGGTCCGCTGCTGGTGCCGCATCTGCCGGCGGGGCAGGCCCGCGAGACCCTGCTGCTGGCGTGCCTCGCGCTGTTCGGGCTGAGCCTGTTCGCGACGCTGCTGATGCTGTCGCTGGTCTTCGCCCGGCTGATCACCTCCGGCCCGCTGCCGCTCGCGCTCACCCCGACGCTGTTCCTGGTCCTCGGCCCGCTGGGGCAGTCCACCACCGCGGTCGGCAAGATCGCGGACATGGCTCCGGGTGTCGTACCGGCCCGGTACGGCCATGGTCTGGACGTCTTCGTCGTGCTGTACGGGGTGCCGGTCATGGGGTTCGCGCTGCTGTGGCTGGCGCTGGCGACCGCGCACGTGGTGCGGGCCCGCCGGCAGGGCATGGGGTTCGCGATGCCCTGGTGGGCGTTCACCTTCCCGCTGGGCACCTGTGTCACCGGCGCCATGGAGCTCGCCACCCACACCGGCCTCGTGGTCTACGACGGGCTGGCCCTCGGGCTGTACGCGCTGCTCGTCGCCGCCTGGCTGGCGGCCGCCACCGGCACCGTACGCGGCCTGCTCAGCGGCGAGCTGCTCGCAGCGCCTCGGCCAGCACCCGTGGCGCCTCGGCCAGCGAGGGGCCGTACCAGGTCAGGTGCCGCCCGCTGA
- a CDS encoding helix-turn-helix domain-containing protein translates to MGDHKEQPVRVGAAVRRRRRALELTLAAVAERSGLSVPFLSQVENDRARPSRTSLEKLADALRTTAVELLAAADPAASVDVVRADPAAEDDAEPRTRSLVRGHHQLHASEFTGDHEPGREFQHRNDELMYVADGAVEIEAEGRAYRLGRGDTLYLTGGVRHRWRATVPDTRVIVVAVAEHIEAVQDRSR, encoded by the coding sequence ATGGGCGACCACAAAGAACAGCCCGTGCGGGTGGGCGCGGCCGTCCGCCGGCGTCGCCGTGCCCTGGAGCTGACGCTCGCCGCCGTGGCCGAGCGCAGCGGACTCTCGGTGCCCTTCCTCAGCCAGGTCGAGAACGACCGGGCCCGCCCCAGCCGCACCTCGCTGGAGAAGCTCGCCGACGCCCTGCGCACCACGGCCGTCGAACTCCTCGCCGCGGCCGACCCGGCGGCCAGCGTGGACGTCGTGCGCGCCGACCCGGCCGCCGAGGACGACGCCGAGCCCCGGACCCGCTCCCTGGTCCGCGGCCACCACCAGCTGCACGCCTCCGAGTTCACCGGCGACCACGAACCGGGCCGAGAGTTCCAGCACCGCAACGACGAGCTGATGTACGTCGCCGACGGCGCGGTGGAGATCGAGGCGGAAGGGCGCGCGTATCGCCTCGGCCGCGGCGACACCCTGTACCTGACAGGCGGGGTGCGGCACCGGTGGCGGGCCACGGTGCCGGACACGCGGGTGATCGTGGTGGCGGTCGCCGAGCACATCGAGGCCGTCCAGGACCGGTCGCGCTGA
- a CDS encoding helical backbone metal receptor yields the protein MPHLFGARVVSLVPSLTEAVAVTLPGALVGVTDWCTHPADLDVTRIGGTKNPELDRILALAPDVVIANEEENRAPDLDALRAGGLRVLVTEVRSVPQAFAELDRVLAACGAPQRPRWLAEAAAAWAAPPRPEGRTTAVVPIWRRPWMVLGRDTFAGDVLARLGVGHLYAGHPERYPRIPLEELREAAPDLVVLPDEPYRFTADDGPEAFPGLPCALVSGRHLTWYGPSLAEAPRVLAEALRAARR from the coding sequence GTGCCGCACCTCTTCGGGGCGCGGGTCGTCTCCCTGGTCCCGTCCCTCACCGAAGCCGTCGCCGTCACGCTCCCCGGAGCCCTCGTCGGCGTCACCGACTGGTGCACCCACCCGGCCGACCTGGACGTCACCCGGATCGGCGGTACGAAGAACCCCGAGCTCGACCGCATTCTCGCCCTCGCCCCCGACGTGGTGATCGCCAACGAGGAGGAGAACCGCGCCCCGGACCTCGACGCCCTGCGCGCAGGGGGCCTTCGTGTGCTGGTCACCGAGGTCCGGAGCGTGCCGCAGGCCTTCGCCGAGCTGGACCGGGTGCTCGCCGCGTGCGGTGCGCCGCAGCGTCCGCGCTGGCTCGCCGAGGCGGCGGCAGCCTGGGCGGCGCCGCCGCGGCCGGAGGGCCGTACGACGGCGGTCGTACCGATCTGGCGCCGGCCCTGGATGGTCCTCGGCCGGGACACCTTCGCCGGTGACGTGCTGGCCCGGCTCGGCGTCGGCCACCTGTACGCCGGCCACCCCGAGCGCTACCCCCGCATCCCGCTGGAGGAGCTGCGCGAGGCGGCCCCGGACCTGGTGGTCCTGCCCGACGAGCCCTACCGCTTCACCGCCGACGACGGCCCGGAGGCCTTCCCCGGCCTGCCCTGCGCGCTGGTCAGCGGGCGGCACCTGACCTGGTACGGCCCCTCGCTGGCCGAGGCGCCACGGGTGCTGGCCGAGGCGCTGCGAGCAGCTCGCCGCTGA
- a CDS encoding siderophore-interacting protein: MAERPGRKPRKARTAEVVRTERLTPHMQRVVLGGEGLADFAADTCTDHYVKLLFGPEGVTYPEPFDLERIRAEFPREQWPVTRTYTVRAWDPEHRELTLDFVIHGDEGLAGPWATRVQPGERVRFMGPGGAYAPDPAADWHLLAGDESALPAIARSLQALPTDARAHAFVEVSGPEEEQKIDSDVEVVWLHRGDRPVGEALLEAVRGFEFPDGRVQAFVHGEAGFVKELRRLLRVELAIPREDLSISGYWRLGHDEDGWQASKRDWNARIEAEQESGAAAA; encoded by the coding sequence ATGGCAGAGCGCCCGGGACGAAAGCCGCGCAAGGCCCGCACCGCTGAGGTGGTCCGCACCGAGCGGCTGACCCCGCACATGCAGCGGGTGGTACTCGGCGGCGAGGGCCTGGCCGACTTCGCGGCGGACACCTGCACCGACCACTATGTGAAGCTGCTCTTCGGCCCCGAGGGCGTGACCTACCCGGAGCCCTTCGACCTGGAGCGGATCCGTGCCGAGTTCCCGCGGGAGCAGTGGCCGGTGACCCGGACGTACACCGTGCGCGCCTGGGATCCCGAACACCGGGAGCTGACCCTGGACTTCGTCATCCACGGCGACGAGGGCCTGGCCGGCCCGTGGGCCACCCGGGTGCAGCCGGGTGAGAGGGTGCGCTTCATGGGACCCGGCGGCGCCTACGCCCCCGACCCGGCGGCCGACTGGCATCTGCTCGCCGGTGACGAGAGCGCGCTGCCCGCGATCGCGCGGTCCCTTCAGGCGCTGCCCACCGACGCCCGCGCCCATGCCTTCGTGGAGGTGTCCGGCCCCGAGGAGGAGCAGAAGATCGACTCCGATGTGGAGGTCGTCTGGCTGCACCGAGGGGACCGGCCGGTCGGCGAGGCGCTGCTGGAGGCCGTACGAGGGTTTGAGTTCCCCGACGGCCGGGTGCAGGCGTTCGTGCACGGCGAGGCGGGCTTCGTGAAGGAGCTGCGCCGGCTGCTGCGGGTCGAGCTCGCCATCCCGCGCGAGGACCTGTCGATCTCCGGCTACTGGCGCCTGGGCCACGACGAGGACGGCTGGCAGGCCTCCAAGCGGGACTGGAACGCCCGCATCGAGGCCGAGCAGGAGAGCGGCGCCGCGGCGGCCTGA
- a CDS encoding FadR/GntR family transcriptional regulator, with product MSWESDIQGVGDRLAPVLRPVRAGNGFEEALEQILQVVRLGLVPGGERLPAERELAERLGISRVTLREVLKVLQDQGLVEARRGRYGGTFVLPRTDAGGEDELRRRIAEVDIEDVLRFREVLEVGAAGLCAAHGLTDEQAERLREALARTHDAPLADYRRLDTLLHLTLAELCGSPSLTAQYAAVRATVNDLLDCIPLLVRNLEHSQRQHTALVEAVLDGDADGAREMMREHCAGTAALLRGFLT from the coding sequence ATGTCCTGGGAGAGCGACATTCAGGGGGTGGGTGACCGGCTCGCTCCGGTGCTGCGTCCGGTGCGGGCGGGCAACGGCTTCGAGGAGGCGCTGGAGCAGATCCTCCAGGTCGTGCGGCTCGGTCTGGTGCCGGGCGGCGAGCGGCTGCCGGCCGAGCGGGAGCTGGCGGAGCGGCTCGGGATCAGCCGGGTGACGCTGCGCGAGGTGCTGAAGGTGCTCCAGGACCAGGGGCTGGTGGAGGCGCGGCGCGGGCGCTACGGCGGAACGTTCGTCCTGCCGCGTACGGACGCGGGTGGCGAGGACGAGCTGCGGCGGCGGATCGCCGAGGTCGACATCGAGGACGTGCTGCGGTTCCGCGAGGTGCTGGAGGTGGGCGCGGCCGGGCTGTGCGCGGCGCACGGGCTGACGGACGAGCAGGCGGAGCGGCTGCGCGAGGCGCTTGCCCGCACGCACGACGCCCCGCTCGCGGACTACCGGCGCCTGGACACCCTGCTGCACCTGACCCTCGCCGAACTGTGCGGCTCCCCGTCCCTGACCGCGCAGTACGCGGCGGTCCGGGCCACGGTCAACGACCTCCTCGACTGCATCCCGCTGCTGGTGCGCAACCTGGAGCACTCGCAGCGTCAGCACACCGCGCTGGTGGAGGCGGTGCTGGACGGGGACGCGGACGGCGCACGGGAGATGATGCGCGAGCACTGCGCGGGCACGGCGGCACTGCTGCGGGGCTTCCTGACGTGA
- a CDS encoding 5'-nucleotidase codes for MPAYDLANRLVVGVASSALFDLRESDAVFREQGEEAYRAYQEENVDDTLRPGVAFAFIRRLLSLNDLGEPGDPLVEVIILSRNDPDTGLRVMRSIQAHELPISRAVFMQGRSPYAFITALNMSLFLSANGDDVREAVAAGLPAGHVLGSSYADDPADRELRIAFDFDGVLAGDAAEQVYQCDGLEEFRAYEARNAATPHDPGPLRDFLAGVNRIQRREEERRAVDPHYTSRVHVSLVTARNAPAHERAVRSLKEWGVRVNGAFFLGGIDKGAVMRVLDPHIFFDDQVTHLESTSRTTPSVHIPFGKINET; via the coding sequence ATGCCGGCCTACGATCTCGCGAACCGACTCGTCGTCGGTGTCGCCTCCAGCGCCCTGTTCGATCTGCGGGAGTCGGACGCGGTCTTCCGCGAGCAGGGCGAGGAGGCCTACCGCGCCTACCAGGAGGAGAACGTCGACGACACGCTCCGGCCCGGGGTCGCGTTCGCGTTCATCCGCAGGCTGCTGTCGCTGAACGACCTCGGCGAGCCGGGCGACCCGCTCGTCGAGGTCATCATCCTCTCTCGCAACGACCCCGACACGGGCCTCAGGGTCATGCGCTCGATCCAGGCCCATGAACTGCCCATCAGCCGGGCCGTGTTCATGCAGGGCAGGTCGCCGTACGCGTTCATCACCGCGCTGAACATGTCCCTGTTCCTGTCCGCGAACGGCGACGACGTGCGCGAGGCGGTCGCCGCGGGCCTGCCGGCCGGGCATGTGCTGGGATCGTCGTACGCGGACGACCCCGCCGACCGGGAGCTGCGGATCGCGTTCGACTTCGACGGGGTGCTCGCCGGCGACGCCGCCGAGCAGGTGTACCAGTGCGACGGTCTGGAGGAGTTCCGCGCGTACGAGGCCCGTAACGCGGCGACCCCGCACGACCCGGGGCCGCTGCGCGACTTCCTCGCCGGGGTGAACCGGATTCAGCGGCGGGAGGAGGAGCGGCGCGCGGTCGATCCGCACTACACGAGCCGGGTGCACGTCTCCCTGGTGACCGCGCGCAACGCGCCGGCGCACGAACGGGCCGTGCGGAGCCTCAAGGAGTGGGGTGTGCGGGTCAACGGCGCCTTCTTCCTCGGCGGCATAGACAAGGGCGCCGTCATGCGGGTGCTGGATCCGCACATCTTCTTCGACGACCAGGTGACCCACCTGGAGAGCACATCCCGGACCACGCCGAGTGTGCACATCCCCTTCGGCAAGATCAACGAGACCTGA
- a CDS encoding PadR family transcriptional regulator, with product MPGKRRRLGNPLALAVLVTLWQKPMHPYEIAQTLRRQGKDTSTKINYGSLYTVVQNLEKHGFVEVTDVERQGNRPERTVYGLTAAGSEEMTEWLSDLIAVPAKEYPIFETALSLMGALHPDEVVRLLEERLRALEVQAASARGGLEKLYETLPRLFLVETEYQLHMILAQAQWVRGFLEEIRKGSLPGVEAWRRFHETGELPADFS from the coding sequence ATGCCCGGGAAGCGCCGCAGGCTCGGCAACCCGCTGGCGCTCGCCGTCCTGGTGACCCTGTGGCAGAAGCCGATGCATCCGTACGAGATCGCCCAGACCCTGCGCCGCCAGGGCAAGGACACGAGCACCAAGATCAACTACGGTTCGCTCTACACCGTGGTGCAGAACCTCGAAAAGCACGGCTTCGTCGAGGTGACCGACGTGGAGCGGCAGGGGAACCGCCCCGAGCGCACGGTGTACGGGCTCACCGCGGCCGGTAGTGAGGAGATGACCGAGTGGTTGTCGGACCTCATCGCCGTCCCGGCCAAGGAGTACCCGATCTTCGAGACCGCCCTGTCCCTCATGGGCGCGCTGCACCCCGACGAGGTGGTGCGGCTGCTCGAGGAGCGGCTCAGGGCCCTGGAGGTCCAGGCCGCCAGTGCGCGGGGAGGGCTGGAGAAGCTGTACGAGACGCTGCCGCGGCTCTTCCTCGTCGAGACCGAGTACCAGTTGCACATGATCCTGGCGCAGGCGCAGTGGGTCCGCGGCTTCCTGGAAGAGATCAGGAAGGGCTCCCTGCCGGGCGTCGAGGCATGGCGGCGCTTCCATGAAACGGGGGAGCTGCCCGCGGACTTCAGCTGA
- a CDS encoding ATP-binding cassette domain-containing protein, giving the protein MNTRAPAVEARQLVKTYPGDVTALGGMDITVAPGIVFGLLGPNGAGKSTTVKILTTLARPDSGTATVAGHDVLRHPDRVRRAIGVVAQQSGADPVATGRENLQLQGRLYGLSGTALNRRVDELLERFTLADAARRPVKGYSGGMRRRLDVALGLVHRPEVLFLDEPTTGLDPEARTAMWEEIGRLAGEEGLTILLTTHYLEEADRLAERIAIVDRGRIVVEGTPDALKGELRGDAVRLELGEPVGEAGRTLLTGALTALPGVHEALCEGRRISVRADDGAATVPALLAALDRAGVTVASATVARPSLDDVYLRHAGRRYAEAETATETVLAGGVR; this is encoded by the coding sequence ATGAACACCCGTGCGCCCGCAGTGGAGGCGCGCCAGCTGGTCAAGACCTATCCCGGTGACGTTACCGCGCTGGGCGGCATGGACATCACCGTGGCACCGGGCATCGTCTTCGGGCTCCTCGGCCCCAACGGCGCCGGCAAGTCCACCACCGTCAAGATCCTCACCACCCTGGCCCGCCCCGACTCCGGCACCGCCACCGTCGCCGGGCACGACGTGCTGCGCCACCCCGACCGGGTGCGCCGCGCGATCGGCGTGGTCGCCCAGCAGTCCGGCGCCGACCCGGTCGCCACCGGCCGGGAGAACCTGCAACTCCAGGGCCGCCTCTACGGATTGAGCGGTACGGCGCTGAACCGCCGGGTGGACGAGCTGCTGGAGCGGTTCACCCTCGCCGACGCCGCCCGCCGGCCGGTCAAGGGCTACTCGGGCGGCATGCGGCGCCGCCTGGACGTGGCCCTCGGGCTGGTGCACCGGCCTGAGGTGCTGTTCCTCGACGAGCCGACCACCGGCCTCGACCCGGAGGCGCGCACCGCGATGTGGGAGGAGATCGGCCGGCTGGCCGGCGAGGAGGGTCTGACGATCCTGCTCACCACGCACTACCTGGAGGAGGCCGACCGGCTCGCCGAGCGCATCGCCATCGTCGACCGCGGCCGGATCGTGGTCGAGGGCACCCCGGACGCCCTCAAGGGCGAACTGCGCGGCGACGCCGTCCGCCTGGAGCTGGGCGAGCCGGTCGGCGAGGCCGGCCGCACCCTGCTCACCGGTGCCCTGACCGCGCTGCCCGGGGTGCACGAGGCGCTGTGCGAAGGACGCCGGATCAGCGTCCGCGCCGACGACGGGGCGGCCACGGTGCCCGCTCTGCTCGCCGCGCTGGACCGGGCCGGGGTCACCGTCGCCTCGGCCACCGTCGCCCGGCCCTCGCTGGACGACGTCTACCTCCGCCACGCCGGCCGCCGGTACGCCGAGGCCGAGACCGCGACCGAGACCGTGCTCGCCGGAGGTGTGCGATGA
- a CDS encoding GNAT family N-acetyltransferase, producing the protein MPYLTSPVVPAGTLASIPQPTLPTGDGLSLRPWRAEDAPAVHAAFQDPLMHQWHIRSADSEAEVAGWITRWLRAWKEEREAQWAVVDADTGELLGRVALREILLGDGCAEVAYWTVARARGRGVAVRATTTLSRWAFEEIGLHRLELSHATANEASCRVAVKAGFTAEGTKRSALLHPDGWHDMHLHARVRGD; encoded by the coding sequence ATGCCGTATCTCACCAGCCCGGTCGTACCGGCCGGCACCCTCGCCAGCATCCCCCAGCCCACCCTTCCCACCGGCGACGGCCTGTCGCTGCGCCCCTGGCGGGCCGAGGACGCGCCCGCCGTCCACGCCGCCTTCCAGGACCCCTTGATGCACCAGTGGCACATCAGGTCCGCCGACTCCGAGGCGGAGGTCGCCGGGTGGATCACACGGTGGCTGAGGGCCTGGAAGGAGGAGCGCGAGGCCCAGTGGGCCGTGGTGGACGCGGACACCGGCGAACTGCTGGGCCGGGTCGCACTGCGCGAGATCCTGCTCGGCGACGGCTGCGCCGAGGTCGCCTACTGGACCGTGGCACGGGCGCGGGGCCGGGGCGTCGCGGTCCGGGCCACGACCACCCTGTCCCGCTGGGCGTTCGAGGAGATCGGCCTGCACCGCCTCGAACTCTCCCACGCCACCGCCAACGAGGCCTCCTGCCGTGTGGCCGTGAAGGCCGGATTCACCGCCGAGGGCACCAAGCGCAGCGCCCTTCTCCACCCCGACGGCTGGCACGACATGCACCTGCACGCACGGGTGCGCGGCGACTGA
- a CDS encoding LysR family transcriptional regulator, which produces MSEVEGQRKSPGSLAHRVPDLAALELLLAVARLGSLGAAAREVGVTQPAASSRIRSMERQLGVALVDRSPRGSRLTDAGALVTDWARRVVEAAAAFDAGARALRDRRDSRLRVAASMTIAEYLLPGWLLALHAGRPDTAVSLLAGNSAKVAELLLADEADLGFVEGLTVPNGLDSTVIARDRLIVVTAPGHPWARRRRPVTAAELGATPLILRERGSGTRQVLDAALGGLARPLIELSSTTAVKASAVSGAGPSVLSELAVGEELAMRRLVSIPVEGVSLRRDLRAVWPTGHRPTGPARELLSLTRG; this is translated from the coding sequence ATGAGCGAGGTGGAGGGGCAGCGAAAGTCCCCGGGATCACTGGCACATCGGGTGCCCGACCTGGCCGCGCTGGAGCTGCTGCTGGCCGTGGCGCGGCTGGGCAGTCTCGGCGCGGCGGCGCGCGAGGTCGGCGTCACCCAGCCCGCCGCCAGCAGCCGGATCCGCTCCATGGAACGGCAGCTGGGCGTGGCCCTGGTCGACCGCTCGCCGCGCGGCTCCCGGCTCACGGACGCCGGCGCCCTGGTGACGGACTGGGCCCGCCGGGTCGTGGAGGCGGCGGCGGCCTTCGACGCGGGTGCGCGGGCGCTGCGGGACCGGCGGGACTCGCGCCTGCGGGTGGCGGCGAGCATGACCATCGCCGAGTACCTGCTGCCCGGCTGGCTCCTCGCGCTGCACGCCGGGCGGCCCGACACGGCGGTGTCCCTCCTCGCCGGCAACTCGGCGAAGGTCGCGGAGCTGCTGCTGGCCGACGAGGCGGACCTCGGCTTCGTGGAGGGGCTGACGGTCCCGAACGGCCTGGACTCCACGGTCATCGCCCGTGACCGCCTGATCGTCGTGACCGCGCCCGGCCATCCGTGGGCCCGCCGCCGGCGCCCGGTGACGGCGGCGGAACTGGGGGCCACCCCCCTGATCCTCCGTGAGCGCGGCTCCGGCACCCGCCAGGTCCTGGACGCGGCCCTCGGCGGCCTCGCCCGCCCCCTGATCGAGCTGTCCTCCACCACGGCGGTCAAGGCCTCCGCGGTCAGCGGAGCCGGACCCTCGGTGCTGAGCGAGCTGGCGGTGGGCGAGGAACTGGCGATGCGGCGCCTGGTCAGCATCCCGGTGGAGGGCGTCTCACTCCGCCGCGATCTGCGAGCGGTCTGGCCGACGGGCCACCGGCCCACGGGCCCGGCGCGGGAGTTGCTGTCGCTGACGCGGGGGTGA